From Camelus dromedarius isolate mCamDro1 chromosome 23, mCamDro1.pat, whole genome shotgun sequence, a single genomic window includes:
- the LOC105086510 gene encoding olfactory receptor 10T2 produces MQVFNRTTVVTQFILVGFSSLQELQLLIFVIFLFLYLTILMANATIMAVIRYSRTLHTPMYGFLFILSLSESCYTFVIIPQLLVHLLSATKTISFMACATQLFFFLGFACTNCFLIAVMGYDRYVAICHPLRYILIMNKRLGLGLVSLSGVTGFLIALVATNLIRDMPFCGPNRVNHYFCDMAPVIKLACTDTHVKELALFSLSILVIMVPFLSILISYGFIVNTILKIPSAEGKTKAFATCASHLTVVFVHYGCASIIYLRPKSKSASDKDQLVAVTYTVVTPLLNPLVYSLRNQEVKTALKRVLGMPMATKVA; encoded by the coding sequence ATGCAAGTTTTCAACAGAACCACTGTGGTTACACAGTTCATCCTGGTGGGCTTCTCTAGCCTGCAGGAGCTCCAACTGCTAATTTttgtcatctttcttttcctgtacTTGACAATCCTGATGGCCAATGCAACCATAATGGCCGTTATACGTTACAGCAGGACTCTGCACACTCCCATGTATGGTTTCCTATTCATCCTTTCCCTTTCTGAGTCCTGCTACACTTTTGTCATCATCCCTCAGCTGCTGGTCCACCTGCTCTCAGCCACCAAGACTATTTCCTTCATGGCCTGTGCCACCCAGCTCTTCTTCTTCCTTGGCTTTGCCTGCACCAACTGCTTTCTCATTGCTGTGATGGGATATGATCGCTATGTGGCAATCTGCCACCCCCTGAGATACATTCTCATCATGAACAAAAGGCTAGGGTTGGGGCTGGTGTCTCTGTCGGGAGTCACGGGCTTCCTTATTGCTTTGGTGGCCACCAACCTCATCCGCGACATGCCTTTCTGTGGCCCCAACAGGGTCAACCACTATTTCTGTGACATGGCACCTGTTATTAAGTTGGCCTGCACAGACACCCATGTAAAAGAATTGGCTCTATTCAGCCTCAGCATCCTGGTAATCATGGTGCCTTTCCTGTCAATTCTCATATCCTATGGCTTCATCGTTAACACCATCCTGAAGATCCCCTCAGCTGAGGGCAAAACGAAGGCCTTTGCCACCTGTGCCTCACACCTCACTGTGGTCTTTGTCCACTATGGCTGTGCCTCCATCATCTACCTTCGACCCAAATCCAAGTCTGCCTCAGACAAAGACCAGTTGGTGGCAGTGACCTACACTGTGGTTACCCCCCTACTTAATCCTCTAGTCTACAGTCTCAGGAACCAGGAGGTGAAGACTGCACTGAAAAGAGTTCTGGGAATGCCTATGGCAACCAAGGTGGCCtaa
- the LOC105086511 gene encoding olfactory receptor 10T2 gives MKRQNQSMITEFILIGFSNLGDLQILLFFVFLLVYLTTLMANTTIMTVICLDRTLHTPMYFFLFVLSCSETCYTLVIVPNMLTNLLSTSPTISDPACAAQLYFFVGLACTNCFLIAVMGYDRYAAICNPLNYTLIVNRATCTQLVLASSFCGFLVSVVVNILVFSVPFCASNRINNFFCDISPVIKLGCTDTNMKEMVIFFLSILVLLVPFVLIFTSYVFIVSTILKISSVEGQRKAFATCASHLTVVIVHYGCASFIYLRPTSLYSSDKDRLVAVTYMVITPLLNPLVYTLRNKEVKTALRRVLSRYSPPKTV, from the coding sequence ATGAAGAGACAGAACCAGAGCATGATCACCGAGTTCATACTTATAGGCTTCTCAAACCTGGGGGATCTGCAGATCCTTCTCTTCTTTGTCTTCCTACTGGTCTACCTGACCACACTGATGGCCAATACCACCATCATGACTGTCATTTGTCTGGATCGGACTTTGCACACCCCTATGTACTTCTTTCTCtttgtcctctcctgctctgaaACCTGCTACACCTTGGTCATCGTACCAAACATGCTGACCAACCTGCTGTCCACAAGTCCGACTATTTCTGACCCCGCTTGTGCTGCCCAGCTCTATTTCTTTGTGGGCTTGGCTTGTACCAACTGTTTTCTAATTGCTGTGATGGGCTATGACCGCTACGCTGCCATCTGTAACCCTCTCAACTACACACTCATTGTCAACAGAGCCACCTGCACACAGCTGGTTTTAGCCTCAAGCTTCTGTGGTTTCCTGGTCTCTGTGGTTGTCAACATCCTGGTGTTTAGTGTACCTTTCTGTGCCTCCAATCGGATCAACAACTTTTTCTGTGACATTTCCCCTGTCATAAAACTGGGCTGCACAGACACCAACATGAAGGAGATGGTTATCTTTTTCCTCAGCATCCTGGTGTTGCTGGTTCCCTTTGTGTTGATCTTCACCTCCTATGTCTTCATTGTCTCCACCATCCTTAAGATCTCCTCAGTGGAGGGACAGCGTAAGGCCTTCGCCACCTGTGCCTCCCACCTCACAGTGGTCATTGTCCACTATGGTTGCGCTTCCTTTATCTACTTGAGGCCCACATCCCTTTACTCCTCAGACAAGGACCGGCTTGTGGCAGTGACCTATATGGTGATCACCCCACTACTCAACCCCCTTGTCTACACACTGAGAAATAAAGAAGTGAAGACAGCTCTGAGAAGGGTTCTCAGTAGGTACTCACCTCCCAAAACTGTGTGA
- the LOC105086540 gene encoding olfactory receptor 10K1 gives MEWVNETLVREFVFLGFSSLAGLQRLLFVVFLLVYLFTLGTNAVIISTIVLDRALHTPMYFFLAVLSCSETCYTFVIVPKMLVDLLAQKKTISFLGCAIQMFTFLFLGCSHSFLLAAMGYDRYVAICNPLRYTVLMGHGVCVGLVAAACFCGFTVSLVTTSLVFRLPFHSSNQLHHFFCDISPVLKLASHRSRLSQLVIFMLGVFVLVIPLLLIMVSYVRIISAVLKIPSAVGRYKAFSTCASHLIVVTVHYGCASFIYLRPKSNYSSSQDTLISVSYTILTPLFNPMIYSLRNKEFKSALRRAIIQTSHPVN, from the coding sequence ATGGAGTGGGTCAATGAGACGCTGGTGAGAGAGTTTGTCTTCCTCGGCTTCTCCTCTCTAGCCGggctgcagcggctgctctttgTTGTCTTCCTGCTCGTCTACCTGTTCACTCTGGGCACCAACGCCGTCATCATTTCCACCATTGTGCTGGACAGAGCCCtgcacacccccatgtacttcttccttgcTGTACTCTCCTGCTCTGAGACTTGCTACACCTTCGTCATTGTACCCAAGATGCTGGTGGACCTGCTGGCCCAGAAGAAGACCATCTCCTTCCTGGGCTGTGCCATCCAGATGTTCACCTTCCTCTTCCTAGGCTGCTCCCACTCCTTCCTGCTGGCAGCCATGGGTTATGatcgctacgtggccatctgtaaCCCTCTGCGCTACACGGTGCTCATGGGGCACGGGGTGTGTGTGGGACTAGTGGCTGCTGCCTGTTTCTGTGGCTTCACTGTCTCGTTGGTCACCACCTCGCTGGTATTTCGCCTGCCCTTCCACTCCTCCAACCAGCTCCATCACTTCTTCTGTGACATCTCTCCTGTCCTCAAGCTGGCATCTCATCGTTCTCGCCTCAGTCAGTTGGTCATATTCATGCTCGGTGTGTTTGTCTTGGTTATTCCACTGTTACTTATCATGGTCTCCTATGTCCGCATCATCTCTGCCGTTCTAAAAATTCCTTCTGCCGTTGGAAGATACAAAGCCTTCTCTACCTGTGCCTCCCATCTCATTGTGGTAACTGTTCATTATGGTTGTGCCTCTTTCATTTACTTAAGGCCCAAATCTAATTACTCTTCAAGTCAGGACACTCTAATATCAGTGTCCTACACCATCCTCACTCCTCTGTTCAATCCGATGATTTACAGTCTAAGAAATAAGGAATTCAAATCAGCC
- the CD1E gene encoding T-cell surface glycoprotein CD1e, membrane-associated isoform X2 codes for MLLLLPLFFKGLLCHGESAEAPQVLGPHHPAAEEPPSFRVLQTVSFANSSWTHTDGSGWLGELQTHVWDSVSHTFLFLRPWSRGNFSKEELKSIQAVLQLYFHDFPRVVQSFSRQFQFEYPFEAQVSAGCLIHPGKPLEAFLYAAYQGSDFLSFQGNSWKPSPGAGSRAQNVCRVLSRYRVIKEVVQSLLDDICPRFLAGLLKAGKSDLERQVKPEAWVSSGPAPGPGRLLLVCHISGFHPKPVWAMWMRGGYSILLTVACLTVICLAVIVTLVILVIADLSSKKQSSNQNVLSARVSHPAFPTRTDTQDPKSSGHQLSLAWEPWIKNRLLKKLKASLKQLW; via the exons ATGCTGCTCCTGCTGCCCTTGTTTTTCAAGGGACTTCTCTGCCATGGGGAAAGCGCAGAGG CTCCCCAGGTTCTAGGACCCCATCATCCAGCTGCAGAAGAGCCCCCCTCCTTCCGCGTACTCCAGACTGTTTCCTTTGCCAACAGCAGCTGGACGCACACCGATGGCTCAGGCTGGCTGGGCGAGCTGCAGACTCATGTCTGGGACAGTGTCTCGCATACCTTCCTCTTTCTGCGGCCCTGGTCTCGGGGCAACTTCAGCAAGGAGGAGCTGAAGAGCATCCAGGCAGTACTGCAGCTGTACTTCCACGATTTCCCTAGGGTGGTGCAGAGCTTTAGCAGGCAGTTTCAGTTCGAAT ACCCCTTTGAGGCCCAGGTATCAGCTGGCTGTTTAATACATCCTGGAAAGCCCTTGGAAGCCTTCTTATATGCAGCGTATCAAGGATCAGATTTCCTGAGTTTCCAAGGAAACTCTTGGAAACCATCTCCGGGAGCAGGGAGTCGAGCTCAGAACGTCTGTAGGGTGCTCAGCCGCTACCGAGTTATTAAAGAGGTCGTGCAGAGCCTTCTTGATGACATCTGCCCTCGGTTTCTGGCAGGCCTCCTTAAAGCAGGGAAGTCAGACCTAGAACGACAAG TGAAGCCAGAGGCCTGGGTGTCCAGCGGCCCCGCCCCTGGGCCCGGCCGTCTGCTGCTGGTGTGCCACATCTCTGGCTTTCATCCAAAACCCGTGTGGGCGATGTGGATGCGGG GTGGATACTCCATCCTCCTGACAGTGGCCTGTTTGACAGTGATCTGTTTGGCAGTGATAGTCACCCTGGTCATCTTGGTTATCGCTGACTTATCCTCTAAAAAGCAGAG CTCAAATCAGAATGTCCTCTCTGCCCGTGTCTCCCACCCTGCCTTTCCCACAAGAACTGACACCCAAGACCCCAAGAGTTCGGGACATCAGCTCTCTTTGGCATGGGAACCGTGGATCAAAAACAGACTCTTAAAGAAACTGAAAGCCAGCTTAAAGCAACTCTGGTGA
- the CD1E gene encoding T-cell surface glycoprotein CD1e, membrane-associated isoform X1 — MLLLLPLFFKGLLCHGESAEAPQVLGPHHPAAEEPPSFRVLQTVSFANSSWTHTDGSGWLGELQTHVWDSVSHTFLFLRPWSRGNFSKEELKSIQAVLQLYFHDFPRVVQSFSRQFQFEYPFEAQVSAGCLIHPGKPLEAFLYAAYQGSDFLSFQGNSWKPSPGAGSRAQNVCRVLSRYRVIKEVVQSLLDDICPRFLAGLLKAGKSDLERQVKPEAWVSSGPAPGPGRLLLVCHISGFHPKPVWAMWMRGEQEQPGTRRGDVLPQADGTWYLRVTLDVAAGEAAGLSCRVRHSSLGGHDIIIHWGGYSILLTVACLTVICLAVIVTLVILVIADLSSKKQSSNQNVLSARVSHPAFPTRTDTQDPKSSGHQLSLAWEPWIKNRLLKKLKASLKQLW, encoded by the exons ATGCTGCTCCTGCTGCCCTTGTTTTTCAAGGGACTTCTCTGCCATGGGGAAAGCGCAGAGG CTCCCCAGGTTCTAGGACCCCATCATCCAGCTGCAGAAGAGCCCCCCTCCTTCCGCGTACTCCAGACTGTTTCCTTTGCCAACAGCAGCTGGACGCACACCGATGGCTCAGGCTGGCTGGGCGAGCTGCAGACTCATGTCTGGGACAGTGTCTCGCATACCTTCCTCTTTCTGCGGCCCTGGTCTCGGGGCAACTTCAGCAAGGAGGAGCTGAAGAGCATCCAGGCAGTACTGCAGCTGTACTTCCACGATTTCCCTAGGGTGGTGCAGAGCTTTAGCAGGCAGTTTCAGTTCGAAT ACCCCTTTGAGGCCCAGGTATCAGCTGGCTGTTTAATACATCCTGGAAAGCCCTTGGAAGCCTTCTTATATGCAGCGTATCAAGGATCAGATTTCCTGAGTTTCCAAGGAAACTCTTGGAAACCATCTCCGGGAGCAGGGAGTCGAGCTCAGAACGTCTGTAGGGTGCTCAGCCGCTACCGAGTTATTAAAGAGGTCGTGCAGAGCCTTCTTGATGACATCTGCCCTCGGTTTCTGGCAGGCCTCCTTAAAGCAGGGAAGTCAGACCTAGAACGACAAG TGAAGCCAGAGGCCTGGGTGTCCAGCGGCCCCGCCCCTGGGCCCGGCCGTCTGCTGCTGGTGTGCCACATCTCTGGCTTTCATCCAAAACCCGTGTGGGCGATGTGGATGCGGGGTGAGCAGGAGCAGCCAGGCACTCGGCGAGGTGACGTCCTGCCCCAGGCTGACGGGACGTGGTACCTCCGAGTGACCCTGGATGTGGCGGCTGGGGAGGCGGCCGGCCTGAGCTGCCGGGTGAGACACAGCAGTCTAGGTGGCCACGACATCATCATCCACTGGG GTGGATACTCCATCCTCCTGACAGTGGCCTGTTTGACAGTGATCTGTTTGGCAGTGATAGTCACCCTGGTCATCTTGGTTATCGCTGACTTATCCTCTAAAAAGCAGAG CTCAAATCAGAATGTCCTCTCTGCCCGTGTCTCCCACCCTGCCTTTCCCACAAGAACTGACACCCAAGACCCCAAGAGTTCGGGACATCAGCTCTCTTTGGCATGGGAACCGTGGATCAAAAACAGACTCTTAAAGAAACTGAAAGCCAGCTTAAAGCAACTCTGGTGA